A single region of the Microbulbifer sp. MKSA007 genome encodes:
- a CDS encoding acyl-CoA carboxylase subunit beta, whose amino-acid sequence MQPIDSQLDNRSAEFNDNQAAMLEQINHFREAEQRPVQAEKSKAARYRDRGWLLPRERLNLLLDPGAPFVELCSLAGYKLFDDQDGTGAGGGAICGIGQVSGQRCMVRVDNYAVKGGTISPAGMDKALRMQRIALENHLPIVALAQSGGANLMYASDTFAPGGRGFANQARMSAAGIPQVTVVHGGATAGGAYQPGLSDYVVMVRGQTGMYLAGPPLLKAATGEIADAESLGGAEMHCTESGSGDYLAENDADGIRIAREIIATLASPIKSSVQKDYRDPLHPIDDLLGLIPADSKKPYDVREILARIADGSAMLDFKPEFDRQTVCGHIRIEGFPVGIIGNNGPITPKGANKAAQFIQLCEQSGTPLLFLHNTTGFMVGTEVERNGIIKHGAKMIQAVANASVPKLSIVVGGSYGAGNYAMCGRGFDPRFIFAWPNSRTAVMGAAQAGKVMRIVTEQKMQRSGNVDETVLDKLENDTSAFMHGNSDALACSARLWDDGIIDPRDTRKLLGMLLEICNEAEQRKLNKNTFGVARF is encoded by the coding sequence ATGCAGCCGATTGATTCCCAGCTCGACAACCGCTCGGCAGAGTTCAATGACAACCAAGCTGCCATGCTGGAACAGATCAACCATTTTCGTGAAGCTGAGCAACGCCCGGTACAGGCAGAGAAAAGTAAGGCTGCGCGCTATCGTGACAGGGGCTGGCTGCTGCCAAGGGAGCGCCTTAATTTATTGCTCGACCCCGGCGCGCCTTTTGTAGAGTTGTGCTCCCTTGCCGGCTATAAACTTTTTGACGACCAGGATGGTACCGGTGCGGGTGGTGGAGCCATTTGTGGCATTGGCCAGGTCAGCGGACAACGTTGCATGGTACGGGTGGATAACTATGCCGTAAAAGGTGGCACCATCTCACCAGCCGGGATGGATAAAGCCCTGCGAATGCAGAGGATCGCTCTGGAGAATCATTTGCCGATTGTCGCCCTGGCACAAAGTGGTGGTGCCAACCTGATGTATGCCAGCGACACTTTCGCTCCCGGCGGGCGGGGGTTTGCTAACCAGGCTCGAATGTCCGCTGCCGGTATTCCGCAAGTAACCGTGGTACATGGCGGCGCTACTGCCGGCGGTGCTTACCAGCCAGGCCTGTCAGATTATGTGGTCATGGTACGCGGGCAAACCGGTATGTATCTGGCTGGGCCGCCGCTACTGAAAGCAGCCACCGGTGAAATTGCCGATGCGGAAAGCCTCGGCGGAGCGGAAATGCACTGTACCGAATCCGGCAGTGGCGATTACTTAGCTGAGAACGACGCCGATGGTATCCGCATAGCAAGGGAAATTATTGCCACCCTAGCCTCACCCATTAAAAGCTCAGTACAAAAAGACTACCGAGACCCATTGCATCCTATCGACGACCTGCTCGGCCTGATTCCAGCAGACAGCAAAAAGCCCTACGACGTGCGCGAAATTCTCGCTCGTATCGCCGACGGCTCTGCCATGCTGGATTTCAAGCCGGAATTCGATCGACAAACCGTATGTGGCCATATTCGTATTGAAGGCTTTCCTGTAGGAATTATTGGGAATAACGGCCCGATCACCCCCAAGGGGGCCAACAAGGCCGCGCAGTTTATTCAGTTGTGCGAACAGAGTGGCACTCCACTGCTGTTTTTACATAACACCACCGGCTTTATGGTGGGTACCGAGGTGGAGCGCAACGGCATCATCAAGCACGGGGCCAAAATGATTCAGGCCGTGGCCAATGCCAGCGTACCAAAACTCAGTATTGTCGTGGGCGGTTCCTACGGGGCCGGCAACTACGCCATGTGCGGTCGCGGATTCGATCCCCGCTTTATTTTTGCCTGGCCCAATTCCCGCACCGCAGTTATGGGCGCAGCCCAGGCCGGCAAGGTAATGCGCATCGTCACCGAGCAAAAAATGCAACGCAGTGGCAATGTGGATGAGACTGTATTGGACAAATTGGAAAATGACACCAGCGCATTTATGCATGGCAATTCCGATGCTCTCGCCTGCAGTGCACGCCTCTGGGATGACGGCATTATCGATCCCCGCGATACACGCAAACTTTTAGGCATGTTGCTAGAAATTTGCAATGAGGCCGAGCAGAGAAAACTCAATAAAAATACCTTTGGCGTAGCTAGGTTCTAA
- a CDS encoding enoyl-CoA hydratase/isomerase family protein, producing METIIDETIGIARHLTLNRPQQRNAISLQMVDELLQKLAEAEEDPQVRALVLRGAEHNFCAGGDIADMLNAQQGASDGNSDVFFHLNRRFGELMERFNRTPLIVIAVLEGAVMGGGFGLACSADIAIADRSCRFALPETRLGLPPAQIAPFVVARVGLSQARRLALSGAKVNAQQALEIGLIHQLLDNSEALEGALQEHLGAINACAPGALATTKQILLDAARVSDETALGQLLDGAAQQFSRAIQGHEGREGARAFLEKRSPEWQH from the coding sequence ATGGAGACAATTATTGATGAAACCATCGGCATCGCCCGCCATCTCACGCTAAATCGCCCGCAACAGCGCAACGCCATCAGTTTGCAAATGGTAGATGAGCTTCTGCAAAAACTCGCAGAAGCGGAAGAAGATCCGCAGGTGCGAGCGTTGGTACTGCGGGGTGCAGAACACAACTTCTGCGCCGGTGGCGATATTGCCGATATGCTCAATGCTCAGCAGGGCGCGAGCGATGGAAATAGTGATGTATTTTTTCACCTAAACCGTCGTTTCGGTGAACTGATGGAACGCTTTAATCGCACCCCTTTAATAGTCATTGCCGTACTGGAAGGTGCCGTAATGGGCGGTGGTTTCGGGCTCGCTTGCAGTGCCGATATTGCTATCGCCGATCGCAGTTGCCGCTTTGCCCTTCCGGAAACCCGCCTGGGTTTACCGCCTGCACAAATTGCTCCCTTTGTCGTGGCACGGGTCGGCCTCTCCCAGGCCCGACGCCTGGCCCTGAGCGGAGCAAAAGTCAATGCACAGCAGGCCTTGGAAATTGGGTTAATCCACCAGTTGCTCGATAATTCCGAAGCCCTCGAAGGCGCGCTGCAGGAACACTTGGGCGCGATCAATGCCTGCGCTCCCGGCGCCCTGGCAACGACCAAGCAGATCTTGCTGGATGCTGCACGGGTGAGCGATGAGACTGCCCTCGGCCAACTGCTCGACGGCGCTGCGCAGCAGTTTTCCCGTGCAATTCAAGGCCATGAAGGGCGGGAAGGCGCCCGTGCATTTCTGGAAAAACGATCACCGGAGTGGCAGCACTGA
- a CDS encoding acyl-CoA dehydrogenase family protein: protein MYDIDASRMASPFYDEGHQEWRTQLRRFVDREITPYITEWDEDGQLPAELWKKAAEVGLLQMSYPENYGGIETDVFHMIVAAEELARPGAGGLYASLMVHGIALPPLLHYGSEALKDQVIPSVLRGEKHISLAVTEPGAGSDVANLQCRAERDGDDYIVTGEKTYITGGMRANWFTTAVRTGEEGFGGISLLLIPADAEGVSRQLLDKKQGWWCSDTASIFFDQVRVPASNLIGGENQGFLPIVHNFNRERLGIAASCVEFSRVCLQDAIEWAQERQTFGKRLANHQVIRHKFAQMLQRINATQAYLDLCAWAEQQHQLKVADIALLKVQATETLEFCAREAMQVLGGAGYMRGSRVERIYREVRVNAIGGGSEEIMRDLASRQMGI from the coding sequence ATGTACGATATTGATGCCTCCCGTATGGCAAGCCCCTTCTATGACGAAGGCCATCAGGAATGGCGCACCCAGTTGCGCCGCTTTGTCGACCGCGAGATTACTCCCTACATTACTGAATGGGACGAAGACGGCCAGCTACCCGCCGAGCTTTGGAAAAAAGCCGCAGAAGTTGGCCTTCTGCAGATGAGTTATCCGGAAAACTACGGCGGCATCGAAACCGATGTCTTCCATATGATTGTTGCCGCAGAGGAGTTAGCCCGCCCCGGCGCTGGTGGTCTCTACGCCAGCCTAATGGTCCACGGCATTGCCCTGCCCCCATTACTGCACTATGGCAGTGAGGCCCTAAAAGATCAGGTTATTCCCTCGGTATTACGTGGCGAAAAGCATATTTCCCTGGCTGTTACCGAGCCAGGCGCAGGCTCCGATGTAGCCAATCTTCAGTGCCGCGCAGAGCGTGATGGGGATGACTATATCGTTACCGGCGAAAAGACCTATATCACCGGCGGTATGCGCGCTAACTGGTTTACTACTGCGGTGCGCACTGGCGAGGAAGGCTTCGGCGGTATCTCCCTGCTCTTAATCCCTGCGGATGCCGAAGGCGTTAGCCGGCAGCTTCTCGATAAAAAGCAGGGCTGGTGGTGTTCTGATACGGCCAGTATCTTTTTTGATCAGGTGCGCGTGCCCGCGAGTAATCTAATTGGCGGTGAGAACCAAGGTTTCTTGCCCATAGTGCACAACTTCAATCGCGAGCGCCTGGGCATTGCCGCTTCCTGTGTAGAGTTCAGCCGGGTCTGTTTGCAGGACGCCATTGAGTGGGCCCAGGAGCGCCAGACTTTCGGAAAGCGTCTCGCCAATCACCAAGTGATTCGACACAAATTTGCCCAGATGCTTCAACGTATCAATGCCACCCAAGCCTATCTGGACCTCTGTGCCTGGGCAGAGCAACAACATCAGCTCAAAGTAGCGGATATCGCACTACTCAAAGTCCAAGCCACAGAAACTCTTGAGTTCTGCGCTCGGGAGGCTATGCAGGTATTGGGCGGCGCAGGCTATATGCGCGGCAGCCGTGTTGAGCGTATATATCGTGAAGTGCGGGTGAATGCGATTGGTGGCGGATCTGAAGAAATTATGCGGGATCTGGCGTCCAGGCAAATGGGGATTTAG
- a CDS encoding acyl-CoA dehydrogenase family protein, producing the protein MIFSDQHRELQRTVQNFVQQEINPNVAEWEKAGRFPIHEIFQQLANLGLLGISKSTDFGGLGLDFSYETVFLEELGSAHCGGVPLSISVQTSMCTPALANFGSQDLKEQFLIPAVSGEMIGAIAVSEPGAGSDVASIKTTAKNDGDDYVINGSKMWITNAPCADFFCTLVNTSEGKAHSNKSLIIIPAKTPGVRIGEKLDKLGMRSSETAPIFFDNVRVPKHFRIGDEGAGFLLQMLQFQEERLAGAALNLKGLEHCVTSTIDYVRERHAFKAPLIDNQTIHFALAEMQTEVECLRSLTWRAVEAYVAGQDVTTLASMAKLKAGRLSRSIPDQCLQFWGGMGYIEETVINRAYRDSRLTAIGGGADEVMLGIICKLMGILPSKRKPTA; encoded by the coding sequence ATGATATTTAGCGATCAACACCGGGAACTGCAGCGCACTGTACAAAACTTTGTACAGCAGGAAATCAATCCCAATGTGGCGGAATGGGAAAAGGCCGGCCGCTTTCCTATCCACGAAATTTTCCAACAACTGGCCAACCTGGGCCTGCTGGGCATCAGCAAGTCCACGGACTTCGGTGGTCTGGGCCTCGACTTCAGTTACGAAACCGTTTTCCTGGAAGAGCTGGGCAGCGCCCACTGTGGCGGCGTACCCCTGTCAATTTCAGTGCAAACCTCCATGTGCACCCCGGCTCTGGCTAATTTTGGCAGCCAGGATCTGAAAGAGCAGTTCCTGATTCCCGCTGTGAGTGGCGAGATGATCGGCGCAATCGCCGTATCCGAACCCGGCGCCGGTTCCGATGTTGCTTCAATTAAAACCACTGCCAAAAACGATGGCGACGACTATGTGATCAACGGCAGCAAGATGTGGATCACCAACGCCCCCTGCGCAGACTTTTTCTGCACCCTGGTGAATACCAGTGAGGGCAAAGCCCACAGCAACAAATCCCTGATCATTATTCCGGCAAAAACGCCAGGGGTACGCATCGGCGAAAAACTCGACAAACTGGGCATGCGCTCATCGGAAACCGCTCCCATCTTTTTTGACAATGTAAGGGTGCCCAAGCATTTCCGTATCGGCGATGAAGGTGCCGGATTCCTATTGCAGATGCTTCAGTTCCAGGAAGAACGCCTCGCCGGCGCCGCGCTGAACTTAAAAGGCCTGGAGCACTGTGTAACCAGCACCATCGACTATGTGCGCGAACGCCATGCCTTTAAAGCACCATTGATCGACAATCAAACTATCCACTTTGCCCTCGCAGAAATGCAGACCGAAGTGGAATGCCTGCGCTCTCTAACCTGGCGCGCGGTGGAAGCTTATGTGGCAGGTCAAGATGTCACTACCCTTGCTTCAATGGCCAAGCTCAAGGCTGGTCGCCTGTCCCGCTCTATTCCCGATCAGTGCCTGCAGTTCTGGGGTGGCATGGGCTATATCGAGGAGACTGTCATCAACCGCGCATACCGGGATAGCCGTCTCACCGCTATCGGCGGCGGTGCAGATGAAGTAATGCTCGGCATTATCTGTAAGCTGATGGGCATACTGCCCAGCAAACGCAAACCCACCGCGTGA
- a CDS encoding SDR family oxidoreductase, whose amino-acid sequence MRYQSQLRSGSFSEQTYIVTGGGSGIGRCIAHELASLGAHVVLIGRKLDKLERVAGEINNDAGECSLFSLDIRDEEGVQETVGQIVQARGQIHGLVNNAGGQFPSPLEQINTKGFDAVVRSNLLGGFLMSREVFVQSMKQHGGSIVNITADNAGGMPMMGHSGAARAGMENITETSALEWAPFGVRVNAVAPGYILSSGFDTYDPKFLRELLPGFRDSIPLYRLGEEAEISGAVCFLLSDAASYITGQTLRIDGGSSLKHHSPLWQPQAARNSKRFNGFHRKRRPQVVEELEAEGKL is encoded by the coding sequence ATGCGCTATCAAAGCCAGCTGCGCTCCGGCAGCTTTAGCGAGCAAACCTATATCGTCACCGGCGGCGGCAGCGGTATTGGACGCTGCATTGCCCACGAATTGGCCAGCCTCGGCGCCCATGTAGTATTGATCGGGCGCAAACTGGACAAGCTGGAAAGGGTTGCCGGCGAGATCAACAACGATGCTGGCGAGTGCAGCTTATTCAGCCTGGACATCCGCGATGAAGAAGGGGTGCAGGAGACAGTGGGGCAAATAGTCCAGGCCCGGGGCCAAATTCACGGATTAGTGAACAATGCCGGTGGCCAGTTCCCCTCACCCCTTGAGCAGATCAACACAAAAGGGTTCGATGCTGTTGTACGCAGTAACCTGCTCGGTGGCTTTTTAATGTCCCGAGAAGTTTTTGTTCAATCTATGAAACAGCACGGCGGCAGTATCGTAAATATCACCGCAGATAACGCCGGCGGTATGCCAATGATGGGGCATTCCGGTGCCGCTCGAGCAGGCATGGAAAATATTACCGAAACCTCCGCCTTAGAGTGGGCACCTTTTGGGGTTCGAGTTAATGCTGTAGCGCCAGGCTATATTCTCTCCAGCGGCTTTGATACTTACGACCCCAAATTCCTGCGCGAGCTATTACCGGGCTTCCGAGACAGTATTCCCCTCTATCGATTGGGAGAGGAAGCGGAAATTAGTGGGGCCGTGTGCTTCCTGCTTTCCGATGCCGCCAGCTATATCACTGGACAAACGCTGCGTATCGATGGTGGCTCGAGTCTCAAACATCACTCTCCCCTTTGGCAGCCACAGGCGGCCCGTAACTCTAAGCGCTTCAACGGATTCCATCGCAAACGTCGGCCGCAGGTAGTGGAAGAATTGGAAGCGGAGGGCAAGCTCTAA
- a CDS encoding acetyl-CoA carboxylase biotin carboxylase subunit, whose protein sequence is MSTTETLLIANRGEIALRIMRTARAEGYRTVAVYSDADCDALHAQTADIAVAIGGQTSAESYLDIQKILAAAKKSGATAVHPGYGFLAENAEFASACEENGLSFVGPSAEVIELMGNKRKAKEFVAAAGVPCIPGFQGAQDDDTLVAEARRIGFPLMIKAAAGGGGRGMRLAHGDNELASQLRAARSESMSAFGSDELILEKALVNARHIEIQVFADRHGNCIHLGERDCSVQRRHQKVVEECPSPAVDTQLRERMGQAAVDAARACGYLGAGTVEFLLCPNGEFYFLEMNTRLQVEHPVTEMVTGFDLVAWQLAVARGEALCVSQQQVSQQGHAIEVRLYAEDPEQQFLPQAGKVLHWVAPKGQGIRIDHALKNGCEITPFYDPMLGKLIAWGQDREEARRKLTQALTRLEFIGPKNNIHFLQKILAESQFIAGDADTSFLDQKSTLTSAEPVPAVIAAQATLLNHLHQANPQDRRSGRSDWRSGDNSVPINYRLEIAGQTLNCELLALVDNSYQISVGDQQFLIQWVHFEKSKKESGVYSAELLLDGVSQKRLFLANQSNLHLLLDGRQFHFVDITHAPAKSSLNEGSGRITAPMDGCLVQVLVEPNQRVQRGDTIALMEAMKMEHALRADRDGTVIKLGACEGDQVRGGQLLVQIEAAPTETAKIPSDATS, encoded by the coding sequence ATGTCGACAACAGAGACCCTGTTAATCGCCAATCGAGGCGAGATCGCACTGCGAATTATGCGAACTGCTCGGGCGGAAGGCTATCGCACAGTCGCCGTCTACAGCGATGCGGACTGCGATGCACTTCACGCACAGACTGCCGATATCGCCGTAGCCATTGGCGGGCAGACTTCGGCAGAGTCCTATCTGGATATCCAAAAAATTCTCGCCGCAGCTAAAAAATCCGGAGCCACTGCCGTCCACCCTGGCTACGGCTTTCTCGCTGAGAATGCGGAATTTGCCAGCGCTTGCGAAGAGAATGGACTGAGTTTTGTTGGCCCGAGTGCCGAAGTCATAGAATTGATGGGCAACAAACGCAAAGCCAAGGAGTTTGTTGCCGCTGCCGGCGTACCCTGTATTCCCGGCTTCCAGGGTGCCCAGGACGACGACACCCTGGTCGCCGAGGCGCGGCGCATTGGCTTCCCGTTAATGATCAAAGCTGCCGCAGGCGGTGGTGGGCGCGGCATGCGCCTGGCTCACGGAGACAACGAGCTGGCCTCCCAGTTGCGCGCCGCCCGCAGTGAATCCATGAGTGCATTCGGCAGCGACGAGTTAATTCTGGAAAAGGCACTGGTCAACGCTCGCCATATCGAAATCCAGGTATTTGCGGATCGTCATGGCAACTGTATTCACCTGGGGGAGCGGGATTGCTCCGTACAGCGACGCCATCAAAAAGTGGTCGAAGAGTGCCCTTCCCCAGCGGTCGACACCCAACTGCGGGAAAGAATGGGGCAAGCAGCTGTCGACGCCGCGCGAGCCTGCGGTTATCTAGGCGCGGGCACCGTAGAGTTTCTACTCTGCCCCAACGGCGAATTCTATTTCCTGGAAATGAACACCCGGTTGCAAGTAGAGCACCCGGTAACAGAAATGGTAACCGGTTTTGACCTGGTAGCTTGGCAACTGGCAGTAGCACGCGGCGAAGCCCTATGCGTTTCCCAGCAGCAAGTCTCCCAGCAGGGGCACGCCATTGAAGTCCGCCTGTATGCCGAAGACCCGGAACAACAATTCCTGCCCCAGGCCGGAAAAGTACTCCACTGGGTAGCGCCAAAGGGGCAAGGAATCCGTATCGACCACGCTTTGAAAAATGGTTGCGAAATTACGCCATTTTACGACCCCATGCTCGGCAAATTAATTGCTTGGGGGCAGGATCGAGAAGAAGCTCGGCGCAAGCTAACTCAAGCCCTAACCCGGCTGGAATTTATCGGCCCCAAAAACAATATCCATTTCCTGCAGAAGATCCTGGCCGAATCACAGTTTATCGCTGGCGATGCCGATACCAGCTTTCTCGACCAAAAGAGCACGCTGACATCCGCAGAACCAGTTCCAGCAGTAATCGCAGCCCAAGCCACATTACTTAATCACTTGCACCAAGCCAACCCTCAGGATCGGCGTAGCGGCCGCAGTGACTGGCGCAGTGGTGACAACAGCGTGCCGATCAACTACCGACTGGAAATTGCAGGACAAACCCTAAACTGTGAGCTGCTGGCGTTAGTAGATAATTCTTATCAAATCTCAGTAGGCGACCAGCAGTTCCTGATTCAGTGGGTCCATTTTGAGAAATCAAAAAAAGAAAGTGGAGTTTATAGTGCTGAACTCCTGCTGGATGGCGTTAGCCAAAAGAGACTGTTCCTAGCCAACCAAAGCAATCTGCATCTCCTGTTAGACGGCAGGCAATTTCATTTTGTCGATATCACCCACGCCCCGGCCAAATCGAGCCTTAATGAAGGCAGTGGCCGCATCACGGCCCCTATGGACGGTTGCCTGGTGCAGGTATTGGTTGAGCCCAATCAAAGAGTTCAGCGGGGAGACACTATCGCCTTAATGGAAGCTATGAAAATGGAGCACGCCCTGCGCGCAGACCGCGACGGTACCGTAATTAAACTGGGCGCCTGTGAAGGAGACCAGGTACGCGGTGGCCAGCTGTTAGTTCAGATCGAAGCCGCTCCCACGGAAACCGCCAAAATCCCCAGCGACGCTACTTCCTAA
- a CDS encoding TetR/AcrR family transcriptional regulator, whose protein sequence is MIESGQDFVRVPEELSPQQLVGALVAEGVLTDPESARGRLLNAAARLFEQKGFARTTVRDLAAEVGILSGSIFHHFSSKEQILCEVMREVTIFAGARMRTAAEQSRTPQERLQACIQCELEAIHGLAVPGFSILVVEWRSLSEESQQEVLRLREEYEQIWLDAIEAAECPGGDPALVRRLLVGALSHTYSWYKPRDKGLSIPDLAARVLAIFTP, encoded by the coding sequence GTGATTGAAAGTGGGCAGGATTTTGTGAGAGTTCCCGAAGAGTTATCGCCGCAGCAGCTGGTAGGTGCTTTGGTGGCAGAGGGAGTGCTAACTGATCCTGAATCTGCCCGTGGACGTTTGCTGAATGCTGCAGCGCGGTTGTTTGAGCAAAAAGGGTTCGCCCGGACAACAGTGCGGGATCTCGCTGCGGAAGTGGGTATTTTGTCTGGCAGTATTTTTCATCATTTCTCCAGTAAGGAGCAGATTCTCTGTGAAGTAATGCGGGAGGTGACGATATTTGCCGGTGCGCGAATGCGAACCGCAGCGGAACAGAGTCGAACACCGCAAGAGAGGCTTCAGGCCTGTATTCAGTGTGAATTAGAGGCTATTCATGGATTGGCAGTACCGGGTTTTTCTATCCTGGTGGTGGAGTGGAGAAGCCTATCCGAAGAAAGTCAGCAGGAGGTTTTACGCCTAAGGGAGGAGTATGAGCAGATATGGCTGGACGCTATTGAGGCCGCCGAATGTCCCGGTGGTGATCCCGCTCTGGTAAGGCGTTTGCTGGTTGGTGCCTTGAGTCACACATACAGTTGGTATAAGCCGAGAGATAAGGGGTTGTCTATTCCAGATCTGGCGGCGCGTGTTCTAGCGATATTCACTCCCTGA
- a CDS encoding DUF885 domain-containing protein, which produces MINVKRAGLGVLVVSSVLMGCSVTDNQTDVAGREAIDNSALLHDLADQYAEAYLENFQPYAYFSDMELDRHNLFLSNSPSNAASLAASEDRILNKLAEIDLNGLKSDQEKVFYFKLKERLESNVGLRVCKTELWSVDHMFGPHIILGFLTEVQPVETAQEKADAIERWLDAARYYEQEIANLRRGLEQGYSAPQSVVKRVIQQVDGLTQVPIDEHPFLGLAKKAGDPEFEAAFKQVLSDYVIPSMENYKNFLESAYLPEARAELGIHAIPNGRKCYMAQYRSYTTLQRTPEEVFELGLRAVNSNKSEVVRLGKEFYQVDSYSEAVARASEDKTQKFNSADEMHQFYERLVDKSRDLTVDFFHEMPLIEMEVKAIPEHEQGSGRSAHYIPGTKERKARFGYDPTTYKDESYASAEKVTIHEGYPGHHMQIALVQEQEKFHKIEDALSNSAFAEGWGRYSEHLAEEAGMYQYGSTKILRRAWPARGMVADTAMHVLDWSDEKVAEFLQDSGASFAKGPRTLMDRMAVMPAQLTSYDSGALEIFALRELMQNELGEDFDIKDFHEIILRNGNVPMAVLSEQVRDFIQDKKQG; this is translated from the coding sequence ATGATTAATGTAAAAAGAGCGGGTTTAGGTGTATTGGTAGTTTCATCGGTCCTAATGGGGTGCTCAGTTACTGATAACCAAACTGATGTGGCCGGTAGGGAAGCTATTGACAACTCGGCGCTACTCCATGATCTAGCGGATCAATATGCTGAAGCTTATTTAGAAAACTTCCAGCCGTACGCTTACTTCTCAGATATGGAGCTGGACAGGCACAACCTTTTTTTAAGTAACTCCCCCAGTAACGCTGCCTCTCTAGCGGCATCTGAGGACAGAATACTCAATAAATTGGCAGAGATAGATCTTAATGGTCTAAAAAGTGATCAAGAGAAGGTATTCTACTTCAAACTAAAAGAGCGATTAGAGTCCAATGTTGGCCTAAGGGTGTGTAAGACTGAACTCTGGTCTGTTGATCATATGTTTGGGCCTCATATCATTCTTGGCTTTTTGACCGAGGTTCAGCCGGTTGAAACAGCCCAAGAAAAGGCAGATGCGATTGAACGTTGGCTTGACGCGGCTCGTTACTATGAGCAAGAAATAGCCAATCTCCGCCGGGGGTTAGAGCAAGGTTACTCCGCACCTCAGAGTGTGGTTAAGCGAGTCATTCAGCAAGTTGATGGCTTGACCCAAGTACCTATCGATGAGCACCCGTTCTTGGGGTTAGCGAAGAAAGCTGGGGACCCTGAGTTTGAAGCTGCATTTAAACAGGTGCTTTCAGATTACGTTATCCCCTCAATGGAGAATTACAAGAATTTTCTAGAGTCTGCCTATTTACCTGAAGCCAGAGCGGAGCTTGGTATCCATGCGATTCCTAATGGCCGTAAATGTTATATGGCTCAGTATCGTTCTTATACGACTTTGCAGAGAACACCTGAAGAAGTTTTTGAGTTGGGTTTAAGGGCTGTCAACTCAAACAAGAGCGAAGTGGTTCGCTTAGGCAAGGAGTTCTATCAAGTAGATTCCTATTCTGAGGCAGTGGCAAGGGCCAGTGAGGATAAAACTCAGAAATTTAATAGCGCTGATGAAATGCATCAGTTTTATGAGCGCCTGGTAGATAAGTCTAGAGATTTAACCGTTGACTTCTTCCATGAAATGCCTTTGATCGAAATGGAAGTAAAAGCTATCCCTGAGCATGAACAGGGATCAGGTCGCAGCGCACACTATATTCCGGGCACCAAGGAGCGCAAGGCGAGATTTGGATATGATCCGACAACTTACAAGGATGAGTCTTACGCTTCTGCAGAGAAGGTTACTATCCACGAAGGGTACCCGGGCCATCATATGCAAATTGCTCTCGTACAAGAGCAAGAAAAGTTTCACAAAATAGAAGATGCTTTGTCTAACTCTGCTTTTGCTGAAGGTTGGGGTAGGTACTCTGAACATCTAGCGGAGGAAGCGGGAATGTATCAGTATGGGTCAACCAAGATCCTAAGGAGAGCATGGCCTGCGCGAGGTATGGTAGCGGACACCGCAATGCATGTACTCGATTGGAGTGATGAAAAGGTTGCGGAGTTTTTGCAGGATTCTGGCGCTTCATTTGCAAAAGGCCCGAGGACTCTGATGGACCGAATGGCGGTTATGCCTGCGCAGCTTACTTCTTATGATTCTGGTGCCCTCGAGATTTTCGCCTTGCGAGAACTGATGCAAAATGAACTTGGTGAAGACTTCGATATTAAGGACTTCCATGAAATCATTCTGAGAAATGGCAATGTTCCTATGGCCGTACTAAGTGAGCAGGTAAGGGATTTCATTCAGGATAAGAAGCAAGGGTAG